From a single Stomoxys calcitrans chromosome 4, idStoCalc2.1, whole genome shotgun sequence genomic region:
- the LOC106090719 gene encoding lectin subunit alpha codes for MNILLRNSSSILACLLAGISTLVTAIPQSYTASDGVEYVIERDQVYNWLQAHTECVGHGLQLAIIDSAEKNQAFEALLRTIFGR; via the exons ATGAATATCTTATTGCGAAATAGTTCTAGCATTTTAGCTTGCTTGCTGGCGGGCATATCCACGCTTGTGACAGCTATCCCACAATCCTACACCGCCAGTGATGGCGTAGAATATGTAATAGAACGTGACCAAGTT TACAATTGGTTACAGGCCCACACCGAGTGTGTCGGTCACGGTTTGCAGTTGGCCATTATCGACAGCGCTGAAAAAAATCAAGCCTTTGAGGCATTACTACGAACAATATTTGGTAGGTAA
- the LOC131996997 gene encoding lectin subunit alpha-like: protein MNFSMRNISWILASLLVGISMRVTAVPQSHTANDGTVYIIEQEQAYNWIQAHTECVRQELQFAVIDSSEKNKAFKALLLQIFDITPQLWIGHHDNLNKAETLNRKFYSLVDGSEIKFSNWHKGEPNHQLNKEHCVHIGRWKDDEWNDGFCDNKIGYVCEKPQKFSNVSCDFTETRMGIYELNQELSNDHENHENEVQGMLNANRIRTQSVLHEWQQSSLQTLEKSQKSINDIFAKKPYLNAVIADVGPPIKQIIREAYNEIAQFSHEAQQTIDGNGVDTQTSIMDNSKEFRQKLDENTKTVDGLLAQHAL, encoded by the exons ATGAATTTCTCAATGCGGAATATTTCTTGGATTTTGGCCAGCTTGCTGGTAGGAATATCCATGCGTGTGACTGCCGTCCCTCAATCACATACCGCAAATGATGGCACAGTATATATAATAGAACAGGAACAAGCC TACAATTGGATACAGGCCCATACCGAATGTGTTCGTCAAGAATTGCAGTTTGCCGTTATAGATAGCTCtgaaaaaaacaaagcttttaagGCATTACTACTACAAATATTCG ATATAACACCACAACTATGGATTGGACATCATGATAACCTTAATAAAGCAGAAACACTAAATCGTAAATTTTACTCACTAGTCGATGGatcggaaataaaattttccaattggCATAAGGGTGAACCGAATCATCAACTCAATAAAGAACATTGTGTCCACATTGGTCGATGGAAGGATGACGAGTGGAATGATGGTTTTTGTGATAACAAAATTGGTTATGTTTGCGAGAAACCCCAAAAGTTCTCAAATGTTAGTTGTGATTTCACAGAAACTCGCATGGGTATCTATGAATTAAATCAAGAACTTTCAAATGATCATGAAAATCATGAGAATGAAGTACAAGGAATGCTTAACGCTAATCGTATACGAACTCAAAGTGTTTTGCACGAATGGCAGCAGTCTTCGCTGCAAACTTTGGAGAAATCACAAAAATCCATTAATGATATTTTCGCAAAGAAGCCATATCTGAACGCTGTTATTGCCGATGTCGGCCCACCAATTAAGCAGATAATTCGTGAAGCTTATAATGAAATAGCGCAGTTTTCCCACGAGGCTCAGCAGACAATTGATGGCAATGGTGTGGATACACAAACATCCATTATGGATAATTCTAAAGAATTCCGCCAAAAGTtagatgaaaatacaaaaactgTGGATGGCTTACTTGCCCAGCATGCATTGTAG
- the LOC106090716 gene encoding lectin subunit alpha codes for MLVRNISWILACLLAAISMRVTAVPQSYTAGDGTVYVVEPEAVYNWLQAHTECVRQEMHLAVINNAEKNQAFDALLRQIYDTIPLLWIGHHDNLNRAETLNRKFYSIVDGSEIKFTNWHTEEPNNQNYNEHCVNVGLWGDDQWNDVNCDLEIGYVCEKPRELSNVSCDLEESRKTVYELNQELSRDHENHQN; via the exons ATGTTAGTGCGAAATATTTCTTGGATTTTGGCCTGCTTACTTGCAGCCATATCCATGCGTGTGACTGCTGTTCCCCAATCCTACACTGCTGGTGATGGCACGGTGTATGTAGTAGAACCAGAAGCAGTT TACAATTGGTTGCAGGCCCACACCGAATGTGTTAGACAAGAAATGCATTTAGCCGTTATCAACAATGCTGAAAAAAACCAGGCCTTTGACGCATTACTACGTCAAATATACG ATACAATACCACTACTATGGATTGGTCATCATGATAACCTTAATAGAGCAGAAACTCTAAATCGCAAATTTTACTCAATAGTCGATGGATCGGAAATAAAATTTACCAATTGGCATACGGAGGAACCAAATAATCAAAACTATAATGAACACTGTGTCAATGTTGGCCTGTGGGGCGATGACCAGTGGAATGATGTTAATTGTGATCTGGAAATTGGTTATGTTTGCGAGAAACCTCGAGAATTATCAAATGTAAGTTGTGATTTAGAAGAAAGTCGTAAGACTGTCTACGAGTTAAATCAAGAACTTTCAAGGGATCatgaaaatcatcaaaattaa
- the LOC131996998 gene encoding lectin subunit alpha-like, translating to MTISILKYLAGIVEYNPPHLWIGLHDNLNTAETLKRPFFSIVDGSQIKFSYWNNGEPNNALYSEHCTHIGMANNFKWNDDKCEKKFGYICEKPQAPVNISCDLNETRKTVYQLNEGLAKDHKNNQEEVQGMLNDNRLQTQSVLQEWQKSSQKSLNESQKSINDIFASKPYLQAVIADVGQPIKQIIREAYNEIAQFSHEAQQAIDGNSVDTQTSIMNKSHAFQQKLEENTNGVDGLLAEHE from the exons ATGACCATATCGATTCTAAAATATCTTGCGGGAATTGTAGAAT ataatCCACCACATCTTTGGATTGGTCTTCACGATAATCTCAATACAGCGGAAACACTTAAACGCCCATTCTTCTCAATAGTGGATGGATCTCAAATCAAATTTAGCTATTGGAATAATGGAGAACCCAATAATGCTTTATACTCCGAACACTGTACCCACATAGGTATGGCgaataattttaaatggaatgatgATAAATGTGAAAAGAAATTTGGTTATATTTGTGAGAAACCCCAAGCACCCGTGAATATTAGCTGTGACTTAAACGAAACTCGAAAAACTGTCTACCAGTTAAATGAAGGACTTGCAAAGGATCATAAAAATAATCAAGAAGAAGTTCAAGGAATGTTAAACGATAATCGTTTACAAACTCAAAGTGTTTTACAAGAATGGCAGAAATCTTCGCAGAAATCTTTAAATGAatctcaaaaatccattaatgaTATTTTCGCAAGCAAGCCATATCTGCAAGCAGTAATCGCCGATGTTGGCCAACCAATTAAGCAGATCATTCGTGAAGCTTACAATGAAATAGCTCAGTTTTCCCACGAAGCTCAACAAGCAATCGATGGCAATTCCGTGGATACACAAACATCCATAATGAACAAATCGCATGcatttcagcaaaaattggaagaaaatacaAATGGTGTTGATGGCTTACTAGCGGAGCATGAATAG